caccataatctatatccgttctagattcttctaacctaatatcaggctgaggttcactaacaggctgaggttcgctagtactaccatattcataaccagtttccccatgaaggtaccaaactttataattacgtgaaaaccctttcatatacaaatgagtccaaacatcaaattcttttataaccttattattattgcaagaagagcagggacatcttaacataccactttttgcatccggttgctgttgaacaagcctcatgaattctccaatcccttgaacgtattcttccgtaagcaaattggtgttcggatccaaatgaggtttatccatccacgaacgataataaacttctgaagacatgattttcacggaattgttatgactaaagagaatgaagagagaatgaagtgtgaatgagttgaatgaggaggggttgtatttataggaaattgcttacggacctccgacgactttccgacgaaattccgacggatgtaaagcagtccgtcggaattccgtcggtattgtccaatctcaaacggctatacaacggtcatatatatttgtcggcaacggtcacatggttcgtcgaaattccgtcggaaaataccgacggaattccgacgactttgctattaatcggaatgtcgtcggaaattcgtcggaatataccgacgaacttccgacgactacaacggttacattttttatcggaatgtcgtcgaaaagtcgtcggaaaattccgacgaaccatatttcgtcagaattccgtcggaaatagccgacggaattccgacgacttaatttttttggatttggtcggaaatttgtcagtattccgtcacaaatgtccgacgaccttggtgtccgtcggaacctccgtcggaattcggtgtgttttcttgtagtgtttcaGGTTGCCatcttattattgttattagttTTCTCTGAActatattcttaattttaatACACAATTATATTATACACGTTTTTGGTTTCCAAGTTGGAATAGTTATATCCACATTCATTTCTTCATCCTTACTAAAGTAaattataaattgatataacGTCTCTGTGACTGACATGTCTTTATTTGTTTGCAAGATTATGCGAGGAGCCTAGGTTATCGGGGGTCTTTAGGGTGGGATTCCtatcggaatataagaatctgtctcttaatttttaactaaaaaagctaagaaccggttcttaaataagatatttaaaaaccggttcttagcttttttagttaaaaattaagagacgtgttcttatattccgataaAAACCTCACCCTAAAAactcccaataatcatgctctccTATTCTATAAcaacccaattttttttataaaaataaataaaatagtataaaatataaaatcatttaccAATAAAAATCTGAAAAAGTAAAAACTTAGTTTCTTATGATTATATTATTATTCacctattattttttttcaattaaatttaaattatttttttcaaatatttgctCTAGCCCTTCATGATTCAGACTTGATGAAATGATTCTGATATTTAAATGGAACCCCGTCGTATATTTCTACGGAACTGAAAATGGTTCAACGTCTAGCTTGTATAttaagggtatgactggttttcccgttaccacccgcaaacgtagcttttgcggttggtagcggttgttggtgttttgcaacaatcactcaaactgCTCTAAACCacttcaaaccgctctaaacctcaaaaattaaaaagctggttccagctagcgtttgcggttgcgggaagataatttttttataaacaatataaatacaaaaataaaaatattcaataaaaattttaaattggaattatgaaaatactaaaatatatctattatattttaattaatattataaattttaaaataaaaatattttctataatttttaaaaaaattaaaactatacatttttaaatataatttttatatttattattagattatgatttttgatatttttataattatataaaatataaatattgtttatttattatttaaccgctacTGCAtctggtagttaaccagtcataagtattcCGCAAACGCACTAATTTCTAATCGCAGatccagtcgtacaaatctcttaaaaccgctagaaatcGCAACCACCCACATCCGTAAACTCCCGTAACCGCAACTATAACAtttgcgtttgaaccagtcctGACCCAAATCGGTCAATGGAGCTCTTAAGATATACATTAATGTAGCCCATCACATATTTCTACAGAACTGAAAATGGTTCATTGTCTTCATCGTCTATTTCacccattttatatttgtacggtactgaaaattaaaattattatatcgGTAAGATATCCCATTAAACCACTATCTCTCAATTCTGTATTCTCTTTTGATACATCATACATGTTTAGCAAATCATTTCACACTGGAAATTCGTATTAACCAAATGGAGGAAAGTAATTTTCTTTGGGAAACTgctgttattttttaaattgggcCTTAGAGCTCATTAAACTATTATTCGCAAGCCCATTCAGCATGCTTACGTCGTATCTTAGTTGATATGGTATTTTTCCATGCAAGATAGTATGGTAtctttttttgttgataaaaaaaaaagatagtatGGTATCTTTCTAAATCCATTGatattcaataaattaattaactaacttggtactttgaaaaaaaaaaaaaaaaaacttggtacTTTGAAAGATGCAAAGGACAGTGATGATGTTAATTAGTGAATGGGTAGGCTGGAAAATTGTGGCAAAGACCAGGAGAAAGTTACTTGAATGCAACCTTCTGTGACAAACTGACAATCGGATGGTATGCATTACTTGTTATAGTTTGTGTAGATACATTACTTGGAAATTTTTTGATCTCTTTTATCTTTGTTAATCAATGTACGTATGTTCGGTTTATTATGGGTAAAACAGCCTTATAATTTCTCAATATGAACTGTGAGAGACTTTGTATGTACAAACAACACAAATTCCAACATCTTTAACACAGATAGGAGCGAATATACAAAGATTATTGAACGATACATAACAAACTACTGGTTTATGTTACAAAATCTTGGGTGACCTTTTCGTCTTgggataaataattttaaactttttttttttttttttttttgctaaaaataattttaaacttgCAGCACAAAAACGAATCATCTACCGATACATATCAGACTACTAGCTAGTTTATGATACAAAACCGTGCGTCGTCATTTTAGTCTTGGGATGATTAATTTCAAACGCGCAGCACAAAAACGAATCATCAAACGATACATAACAGTATTCTAGTATGATAGGAGAATCTTCGTCATTTACAACTTTAAGCGGAGATACTAGTTTAGTCGTTCATTTCTAAATGAAggattatatatatagctaGATAGCAATGGAAGAACGGATACATTTTTTTAGAACAAAGGAAGAACGGATACATAAAACATAAGAACTGCAATTAAGAAACAACAAACATAGATAGATTCGTCACATTAAGATAAAATCTTAATAgactttttttaaagaaaagaaaaacaaaggagTATCCATTTCTTACCTTTGCCACCGCATTTCTTGCCGTTTGGAAGGGATCAAGATCAAGAGGTgccttcatcatcatcatcatcttcgttGCTGAGCTTCGGACGTTGCACTGAGAACAGCCTAACCTTACTCCCCATGTTTCTACCGTCTTCATCAACTTCGACATATGAGGCCTCTATGAATGCGCTTTTTCACAGTGACTTGGAAGCGTGTGGTTGTGACGACGTCTTCATCTCTAGGCATGCCATATCTTGGTTTTGAAGGAATGGGTGTGGAGATCTTGTGCTCAAAGCAGACTTGAGTCCAATGATTTCTTATAATATCTTTCACCACCGCTCCACCATTCATTTCAGTAGAAACCCTCTCAGCAATGATGGTAGGGATGCAGTCCCCTTTGTAAAAAGGATGGTGTGAGAGCATCTCCCTCACCATATTCTCGAATCGAGTTAGGAACTGGGGTCTAACCCTATCCATAACCGACTTCCGAGATGCATTAAACATTTTGTGATAGAGAAATATAAATAGAGAGGGAGATGATAAGAGTGGTTTGTGACTGTTGTAGGACGCATACATATAGACGAAGAGAAACTGGTAGGACGAATATTAATCTACGTAACATTTGCTTAAAGGCAATAAAAGCAATGCTGTAGCATTTTTTttcctaagagcatgattaacctaAGAGTTGTTATTGGGGtcttaacaattttttaatagttaatgaTAGTTAAGAGGTTGTAGTTAAAGAGACACTGAATTTATTGGCTCCAATGGTAAAGTTCTTAATGTTGGGTtcttaagaaatattttttattaaactaaaattttataaagatttaatatatttttttaattaaacatattaaaagaaaacattttaaacattaattaaaaaaatcaataaaacaaagattagtaaaataaacgagaataatttaaaagaaacatCCGAGCTCAattgttgtcttcatcacgtcCGAATTTACCCCATagatgttcaaccaaatcagctttcagtTGTTCATGCATTGGTttatcacgaattctagttcgagcatccatcatattggcgatatttgtaggcATACCCATATCAAAATCGAGAtccacatgtgaacttccggagtcttctccttgttgaaaCTCTGTAACATTATATAGAGTGTAGCCATCTTGTTCGTCTTCCACTATCAtgttatggagtatgatacatgctctcataatcttcccaattttgactttatcccaaaaaagtgccGGATTTTTAACAACGGCAAaacgagcttgcaagactccaaaagcacgttccacatcttttcggacagcttcttgttgttgagaaAATAAAACCGCTTTTGGCCCTTGTGGCATTGAAATTGATTGGATAAAATTTGCCCATTTCGGGTAAATAccgtcggtgagatagtaagtcatatgatactctcttccattgacatgGAAGGTCACTTGCGGAGCTTCaccttttattatgtcatcaaaaacaggtgagcgatcaagaacattgatatcatttaaggtatctggaggtccaaaaaatgcatgccatatccatagatcatacgatgcaaccgcctctaaaacgattgtgggttttcccgaaccacgagaatattgaCCTTTctaagcggtgggacaattcttccactcccaatgcatacaatcgatgcttcctatcatcccgggaaatccacgataTTCACCAAtatcaagtagacgttgaagatcagccggtgtagatcttcttaggtactcctcgctgaataaatatattattccatCCACAAAATTTTCCAAACATGACCGAGTTGAAGTTGAACCGagtcggaggtattcgtcaacCGTATCAGCCGCAGTACCATATGCCAAGCAACGAATCGCTGCCGTACACTTctgaagaggagagagactaAGCCTTCCCCGATAATCTTTCTTTTGTCGAAagaattcaacttcattggagagtcgatcaacaatatgCACGAACAAAGACTTGTTCATCCTAAAACGTCGTCGGAATAGACTATGAGGATATgttggagtttcactgaaatagTCATTCCATAAACGTTGATCgccttcttcacgatttctttcgatgtaaactcgtttttttctttttttcttttctttttcttgattaATGGTAAAATTCTCAAAGGACTGGTCAAATGTTTCTTcaacatattgatcaaaatgttgatcAAAGGTTTCTTCAACATATTGATCatcaacattttgatcaaaatattgatcaaatgttTCTTCAACATATTGACTATCCAATCCCTCAAAAGGATTTTGAGAAGAAGATCCCATATCGAGTAAAAGAAGATAAGAAAAAGCTTTGTGTTTTAGAATGAGAGAAGTGTTGTGTTTTAGAATAAGAGGAGAAGCGTTGTGGTCTGATGAAGAAGCGTTGTGGTGTGATGAAAAGCGTTGAGTTTCTCTAATGAGAGAAGCATAGAAAAAGCGTTGTATGTTGTAGAATGAGAGCTTCacctaaatttataaaaatagtacTAACAATACAACCAAGTCTCGTGAATACAGAAACAGACAAGAGTAGTCTCATGACTACACACCCAGACACAAATAAACATGAGTCTCGTGACTCTATTCAGACACAACATGACAGACACAAACAAGAGTCTCGTGACTCATGACAGACTCCAATACAAAAGTAGTCTCATGACTACACAAATGGACAACAGTTTGATGACAACACACAAACCCGTGACTCtcagcttcttctcttcttcttagaGGATTGTCCTTCTTCTACCTTGATACCCTGTCtcagcttcttctcttcttcatgcATCCTTTACAACATCCTTCTGAACTCAGGTTCAGTGTCACCTTCTGATTCCTCTACCCTAATCAAATAGCCCATATTCCTCCTGTATCCTTCGCATGATAACTCCACCatattgtcttcttcttcatctgataTCTCCACCACTTCTACTTCAGTTGGTGTGTTATCCGCAACATCCTCATCGGTAACTTCTGGTTGGAGAGGTGGCATGATTCCTCTTGCTGAGAGGCCACAAACAATCGGTTTTCTTGAAGCCATTTGTGGATGTGTCTGACTTGTTCCCCTGAAAAGCAAAATATGAAAACAGAAACGCATTAGAGTTGATAACATTGATCACAAAGAGAGGCTATTAATATTACATTGATGAGAAAGACTAAAACAAGTTATATTACACATCAAGCAAGACAACATTGATCAGAAAGACTAGTTATATTAATATTCAAAGCAAGATTACATTGATAGCATTTCACTTATCAGCTTGTTCTTAAGCGCCACTTCTAAATCAGTAAGTGGCTCTCTTCttgtaagcaaactctctaGGAGCTTTTTGTTTGTAAGCTTATCCTTAAAAGCTAAGTCCCTCTCCCTGATCTCCCACATTTGCTGAAACTGTTGCACCTTCTTCGCTTCTTTTCCCACTAGCCTTTTAGCCTGCGCCTTTGCTGCCTTAACTCCCGTAGGCCTAGCCATTGCTTCATCTTCTCCATTCACACTGGGCATAGATGCTGATGCCTGAAAAGATTGTTCTCCCCCCCACCCTCTTTCTTTTTGAACCAGAGCTTTGTTGAGTACTTCCATAAGTCCCACACCATTTCTGATCAATCCTAAGCTCCCTCCACCCATGCTCCAACGAGAACTTCACCTTGTAATCGTTGAAGAATATTTCATGGGCTGCTTTCAAAACATCATCTTCACTCTGGCCACTGGTCCTCTGTTTTGTTGCAGCGTCATATGACCCCACAAACTTGCAGACACCTTCATTTATCTTCCCCCACCTTTGCTTACAGTGGGTTTGCTCTCTCTTAGGCAACCCAACCACCTTCGGACTTGCATTATAATAAGCGGCAATCCTCTTCCAAAATGTTCCTGCTCTTTTCTCATTCCCAACTAATGGATCCTTGGAGGTGTTCAACCATGCATTGATGAGGACCAGGTCTTCAGCTGTTGACCACTTGACCTTTGCTTACGGTCCTCACCACCTTGTGCACGGGAACCAGAACCTCCAAGGTCTGGAGTTGGTGAAAAACTCATTAGCTGAGTTGGGGATTCGATGTTAGGAAGTTGACTGTTTAGTAAGTGTACAAAGCTAGAGGAGTGGCTTTGATGAGAATCCATAACCGAGAAGAAGTAGAAAACAAAGAT
The window above is part of the Brassica napus cultivar Da-Ae chromosome C3, Da-Ae, whole genome shotgun sequence genome. Proteins encoded here:
- the LOC111204088 gene encoding uncharacterized protein LOC111204088 — its product is MEPQQDSSYRRRFRLRRVFYWITDGAAGRFIELQNIWGTSQTHPQMASRKPIVCGLSARGIMPPLQPEVTDEDVADNTPTEVEVVEISDEEEDNMVELSCEGYRRNMGYLIRVEESEGDTEPEFRRML